A part of Methanofastidiosum sp. genomic DNA contains:
- a CDS encoding phenylalanine--tRNA ligase subunit alpha, with translation MLSKQEKIILKVLGDLKGESNPEEIAKISKLPEVAVMRTLLYLSSKELVIVDEKGISTLTLTNEGKASLTNGLIEKIFMKGIKDKLPLNELGISEEEKNIAIGMARKNGWISIEKINDSISFSLTDKGEAALNEKTPEEIALEDISKKKIVNDNLTNVLVKRKLAEKKLETIRKVYLTELGKKEVSKGLEITEEISELTPDLLKNQNWRNVTLKRFDVSSDVKVYYPSRKHFVNQAIEYIRKIWLEMGFKEMSGPMIDTSFWVFDALFQPQDHPARDMQDTFFIESPRYGKIDPIFSNKICAMHEHGGEINSKGWGYIWNKKISEEYVLRTHTTSLSVRTLSTLKPEDLPAKFFSVGKVFRNEKLDWKHLFEFYQTDGIVVDEDANFKHLLGYLKRFLNKMGHSKIRFRPAYFPYTEPSIEVDIYNKNKGEWVELLGAGIFRPEVVVPLLGKDIPVLAWGPGFGRIMMEYYGLTDIRQKYMNDLDMMKKLPIWIKG, from the coding sequence ATGCTTTCAAAGCAAGAGAAAATTATTCTGAAGGTATTAGGTGATTTAAAGGGAGAATCTAACCCCGAAGAAATAGCAAAAATCTCTAAACTTCCTGAAGTTGCAGTAATGAGAACTCTTCTTTATTTATCAAGTAAGGAGCTAGTAATTGTTGATGAAAAAGGTATTTCTACTTTGACACTTACAAATGAAGGCAAGGCTAGTTTAACAAATGGCCTAATTGAAAAAATATTTATGAAAGGAATTAAAGATAAACTTCCATTAAATGAACTTGGAATTTCAGAAGAAGAAAAAAACATTGCAATTGGAATGGCAAGAAAAAATGGATGGATTTCTATAGAGAAGATTAATGATTCGATATCATTTTCATTGACAGATAAGGGCGAAGCTGCATTAAATGAAAAAACTCCTGAAGAAATTGCCTTAGAGGATATATCTAAGAAGAAGATAGTAAATGACAATTTGACTAACGTTCTTGTAAAGAGAAAACTTGCTGAGAAGAAATTAGAAACTATCCGAAAAGTGTACCTTACTGAGTTGGGCAAAAAGGAGGTATCCAAAGGTCTAGAGATAACAGAAGAAATTTCAGAATTAACTCCAGATTTGTTAAAAAATCAGAATTGGAGAAATGTTACTTTAAAAAGATTTGATGTTTCATCGGATGTTAAAGTATATTACCCTTCACGAAAACACTTTGTAAATCAAGCAATTGAATATATCAGAAAAATATGGCTTGAAATGGGATTTAAAGAAATGTCAGGCCCTATGATCGATACGTCTTTTTGGGTTTTTGATGCGTTATTCCAACCTCAAGATCACCCTGCAAGAGATATGCAAGACACATTCTTTATAGAATCTCCAAGGTATGGAAAAATTGATCCAATTTTTTCTAATAAAATTTGTGCGATGCATGAACACGGAGGAGAAATAAATTCAAAAGGTTGGGGTTATATTTGGAATAAAAAGATTAGTGAAGAATATGTTTTAAGAACTCACACTACCTCTTTATCTGTTAGAACTCTAAGTACTTTAAAACCTGAAGATTTGCCTGCAAAATTCTTCTCAGTTGGCAAGGTATTCAGAAATGAAAAACTTGACTGGAAACATCTTTTTGAGTTCTATCAGACTGATGGGATAGTAGTTGATGAAGATGCCAATTTTAAACATCTACTTGGTTACCTTAAACGTTTCTTAAATAAAATGGGGCATTCTAAAATAAGATTTAGGCCTGCATATTTCCCATACACAGAGCCTAGTATCGAAGTTGATATCTATAATAAAAATAAAGGAGAATGGGTAGAACTCTTGGGTGCGGGAATTTTCAGACCTGAAGTAGTTGTTCCTCTTCTGGGAAAAGATATACCCGTACTGGCATGGGGGCCAGGATTTGGGAGAATTATGATGGAGTATTACGGATTGACAGATATCCGGCAGAAGTATATGAATGACCTTGATATGATGAAAAAATTACCTATTTGGATAAAAGGATGA
- the pheT gene encoding phenylalanine--tRNA ligase subunit beta yields the protein MPTVNFDKNEFISLLGKPVDDQTLSDRISMIGTDLEKVNPEIVVEVFPDRPDMLSIEGFASALKGFMEIEKGPIEFKIHKSNYEGIVESKVKSVRPFAVGAIVKGIKFDDDTIRSLMQIQEKLHITHGRNRKKVAIGVHDLDTITFPIKYTAVPRNFSFIPLEFDKNLTIDEILKTHPKGVAYAHLLSKFKECPIWIDNSGQVLSMPPIINADHTKVTEKTKNLFIDITGTHRKSIEYALNIILMGLFIRGAEIYPLKLNDEGKDWIYPNLNREKIELDISYSNKILGLNLSENETADLLMRMRYGIASISKNKILVEIPPYRADILHPIDLVEDISIAYGFENFTPEIPDIATIGQENPIEIFMRKAEELMVGFNFFEVKNYILSNEDVLITKMLDNKRKLVKTRNAVNTEFDTVRSSLLPLLIKTLVSNSHYEYPQNIFEVGIVVPDQNLIEKQYLSCAICHPKANFSEIKGVFNGLLSSFGLQYSVKEKEYLYFIEGRSCSLDIDGAHIGKMGELNPEVLYNFKLEMPVAAFEIDLSTIFDLFREKIQG from the coding sequence ATGCCGACTGTTAATTTTGATAAGAATGAATTTATATCTTTGCTAGGAAAGCCAGTTGACGATCAAACATTAAGTGATAGAATATCTATGATTGGCACTGATCTTGAAAAAGTAAATCCTGAAATAGTAGTTGAAGTTTTTCCAGATAGGCCAGACATGCTATCAATTGAAGGGTTTGCTAGCGCATTGAAAGGTTTCATGGAAATTGAAAAAGGCCCTATTGAGTTCAAAATTCACAAATCTAATTATGAAGGGATCGTTGAGTCTAAAGTTAAATCTGTCAGACCTTTTGCAGTTGGTGCAATTGTGAAAGGAATTAAATTTGATGACGATACTATTAGATCATTGATGCAGATTCAAGAAAAACTCCATATTACTCACGGCAGAAATAGAAAAAAAGTTGCAATAGGGGTACATGATTTAGACACGATTACATTTCCAATTAAATATACGGCTGTGCCTCGAAATTTCTCTTTTATACCTCTAGAATTTGACAAAAATCTTACGATAGATGAAATACTTAAGACTCACCCTAAAGGAGTTGCATATGCACATCTATTGTCAAAATTTAAAGAATGCCCTATATGGATTGATAATAGCGGACAAGTTTTGTCAATGCCCCCAATTATCAATGCAGACCACACAAAAGTAACTGAAAAAACAAAAAATCTATTTATCGATATCACGGGAACTCATAGAAAAAGCATTGAATATGCTTTGAATATAATATTGATGGGACTCTTCATTAGGGGTGCAGAGATCTACCCTTTAAAATTGAATGATGAAGGAAAAGATTGGATTTATCCAAATCTTAATAGAGAAAAAATTGAATTAGATATTTCATATTCTAATAAAATACTTGGACTTAATTTATCTGAAAATGAAACTGCAGATTTACTAATGAGAATGAGATATGGAATAGCTTCAATATCTAAAAATAAAATTCTTGTAGAAATTCCGCCATATAGGGCTGATATCTTACATCCTATTGATTTAGTCGAAGATATATCTATCGCCTACGGATTTGAAAACTTCACACCTGAAATACCCGACATAGCAACTATCGGACAAGAAAATCCTATTGAGATATTCATGAGAAAAGCAGAAGAACTAATGGTAGGATTTAATTTCTTCGAAGTTAAAAATTACATACTCTCAAACGAAGATGTTTTAATTACTAAAATGCTCGATAATAAAAGAAAACTTGTAAAGACAAGAAATGCAGTAAATACAGAGTTCGATACTGTAAGGAGCAGTCTGTTACCTTTACTAATAAAAACTTTAGTTTCGAATTCGCATTACGAGTATCCTCAAAATATATTTGAAGTAGGAATAGTTGTTCCAGATCAAAACTTAATCGAAAAACAGTATCTTTCTTGTGCAATATGTCACCCCAAGGCAAATTTTTCAGAAATAAAGGGAGTATTTAATGGGCTTCTTTCCTCTTTTGGACTTCAATATTCTGTAAAAGAAAAAGAGTATCTTTATTTTATTGAAGGAAGGTCTTGTTCTCTAGACATCGATGGGGCACATATAGGCAAAATGGGAGAATTAAATCCGGAAGTTTTGTACAATTTTAAATTAGAAATGCCAGTTGCCGCATTTGAAATAGACCTCTCGACCATATTCGACCTTTTCAGAGAAAAGATACAAGGGTGA
- the ftsZ gene encoding cell division protein FtsZ, with protein sequence MRSVIEDAIERAVTEKDIVKDHRYTSVDEELERVLRESRAKIKVVGTGGAGSNAIDRLMEIGVIGVEAIAVNTDAQDLLDTRADKKILIGKEVTRGLGAGNDPKIGEESAREDERTIKEVLEGSDMVFVTCGLGGGTGTGSAPVISEIAKKLGALTVAVVTLPFTVEGLRRQRNAEKGLEKLRKVSDTVIVIPNDKLLDIAPGLPINAAFKVSDDILIRAVGGIAELITKPGLVNVDFADVRSVMKEGDVAMIGMGESDTENRAKEAITEALSSPLIDVDVTGAKGALINITGSSNMKLEEAEKIVEHVTNELEPDAQIIWGAMINEEVKNGLRVMVVLSGVKSPYIFGRKETEMLIESETPVRGIDLGIEYI encoded by the coding sequence ATGAGATCTGTTATTGAAGATGCCATTGAAAGGGCGGTAACAGAAAAAGACATTGTTAAAGATCATCGCTATACTTCTGTAGATGAGGAACTTGAAAGAGTACTCAGAGAATCTAGAGCCAAGATTAAAGTTGTTGGAACAGGTGGAGCTGGCTCCAATGCAATTGACCGATTAATGGAGATTGGAGTAATTGGAGTTGAAGCGATAGCAGTTAACACGGATGCGCAAGATTTATTAGATACTAGGGCAGACAAAAAGATTTTGATTGGAAAAGAAGTTACAAGAGGACTTGGAGCAGGCAACGATCCTAAAATCGGAGAAGAATCTGCAAGAGAAGATGAAAGGACGATAAAAGAAGTGCTCGAAGGGAGTGACATGGTTTTTGTTACTTGTGGATTGGGCGGAGGAACAGGAACTGGTTCTGCACCAGTAATATCTGAAATCGCCAAAAAGCTTGGAGCACTCACAGTTGCTGTAGTTACCCTACCTTTCACAGTCGAAGGTCTTAGAAGACAGAGGAATGCAGAAAAAGGACTTGAGAAATTAAGGAAAGTTAGTGATACCGTAATAGTAATACCCAACGATAAATTACTTGATATAGCCCCAGGTTTACCCATAAATGCAGCATTTAAAGTTTCTGACGATATATTAATACGTGCTGTTGGGGGTATTGCCGAATTAATTACAAAACCCGGATTAGTAAACGTCGACTTTGCAGATGTTAGATCTGTAATGAAAGAAGGAGACGTAGCAATGATCGGAATGGGGGAATCAGATACAGAAAACAGAGCCAAAGAGGCCATAACTGAAGCATTGAGCAGCCCTCTGATAGATGTGGATGTAACTGGTGCCAAAGGAGCTTTAATTAATATTACTGGAAGTTCAAACATGAAACTAGAGGAAGCAGAAAAGATCGTAGAACATGTAACAAATGAACTTGAGCCTGATGCTCAGATTATCTGGGGTGCAATGATAAACGAAGAAGTTAAAAACGGACTTAGAGTCATGGTAGTCCTTTCAGGAGTTAAATCGCCTTACATATTTGGAAGAAAAGAAACTGAGATGCTCATTGAAAGCGAAACGCCTGTTAGAGGAATTGATCTTGGCATAGAATACATTTAA
- a CDS encoding protein translocase SEC61 complex subunit gamma: MAEANLKKKERARSWISEYTRVLKLAKKPGRKEYSLTSKVTGIGIVLIGLIGYILKFVSVIIQNFGA; encoded by the coding sequence ATGGCAGAGGCTAATTTAAAGAAAAAGGAAAGGGCAAGAAGTTGGATTTCAGAGTACACAAGAGTACTAAAGCTTGCCAAGAAGCCTGGCAGAAAGGAGTATTCACTTACATCTAAAGTAACTGGAATAGGAATAGTTTTAATTGGGTTAATTGGCTATATATTAAAATTCGTTTCAGTTATAATCCAAAATTTTGGGGCATAA
- a CDS encoding transcription elongation factor Spt5, whose product MDDDENPIFALKVAVNQEQNVAKMIEGKVKTNNLKIYAVLAPETLKGYVFIEASDKGAVEEAIQGLRNVRGILEGKIAFDEITHFLEAKPSVSGLAKGDIVELIAGPFKGEKAKIIRVDKGKEELTVELLEAMVPIPVTVKGDYVRIIEKKS is encoded by the coding sequence ATGGATGATGATGAAAATCCAATCTTTGCATTAAAGGTAGCTGTTAATCAAGAACAGAATGTAGCAAAGATGATAGAGGGAAAAGTAAAAACTAATAACCTTAAAATTTATGCAGTCTTAGCACCAGAAACCTTAAAAGGTTATGTTTTCATTGAGGCGAGTGATAAAGGGGCTGTAGAAGAAGCCATTCAAGGTCTTCGAAATGTAAGGGGGATTCTTGAAGGCAAAATTGCCTTTGATGAAATAACTCATTTCTTAGAGGCTAAGCCATCAGTATCTGGTCTTGCAAAAGGTGATATTGTAGAACTAATAGCAGGACCATTTAAGGGCGAAAAAGCTAAGATTATAAGAGTAGACAAAGGGAAAGAAGAACTTACAGTTGAACTTCTTGAAGCAATGGTTCCGATACCTGTTACTGTTAAAGGAGATTATGTTAGAATTATAGAGAAAAAGAGCTAA
- a CDS encoding 50S ribosomal protein L11 has product MGKERSVTSLVDGGKATAGPPLGPALGPLGINVGKVVAEINEKTKDFQGMKVPVKIFVDDKKNFRVEVGVPPASALILKDLNLEKGSSMPSSNKVGDINLDALVKIAKMKEPSSLSPDISGVVKEMLGTCVSMGVTCEGKDPRVVQNEINEGKYDNIIK; this is encoded by the coding sequence ATGGGAAAAGAGAGATCTGTTACCTCACTTGTCGATGGAGGAAAGGCTACTGCTGGTCCACCTTTAGGGCCCGCCTTAGGGCCACTTGGTATTAATGTAGGAAAGGTCGTCGCCGAAATAAACGAGAAAACTAAAGATTTTCAAGGAATGAAAGTACCTGTGAAGATATTTGTTGACGATAAAAAGAACTTTAGAGTTGAAGTCGGTGTACCTCCTGCTTCTGCATTAATTCTGAAAGACCTTAACCTAGAAAAAGGATCTTCTATGCCATCTTCAAACAAAGTGGGAGATATTAATCTAGATGCACTTGTTAAAATAGCTAAGATGAAAGAACCTTCTTCATTATCTCCCGATATTTCAGGGGTAGTTAAAGAGATGCTAGGAACATGTGTTTCTATGGGCGTAACTTGTGAAGGTAAAGACCCAAGAGTAGTGCAAAATGAGATAAATGAAGGAAAATACGATAATATAATTAAATAA
- a CDS encoding 50S ribosomal protein L1, translating into MKEAVLRAVKKAKETSKPRNFTQSMEMSINLQGLDMKKTQNRIKEDFVLPNGRGKDVKIGIFASGDMAQRAKKENLSIFDQEDIDKLAKDKKLAKKVANSHDFFIAQTDFMTLIGKSLGPIFAPRGKTPAPLPPTAPLEPILNKMKKTVKIKSYNQSVIHMFVGSEKMEDEMLAENISEIIKFFEKKLEKGYDNIKSIYIKTSMGPAVKLEDFK; encoded by the coding sequence TTGAAAGAAGCCGTATTACGAGCGGTGAAGAAGGCGAAGGAAACTTCAAAGCCGAGAAACTTCACACAGTCAATGGAGATGAGCATAAATCTCCAAGGACTAGACATGAAAAAAACACAAAATCGAATCAAAGAAGACTTTGTTTTACCTAATGGAAGGGGCAAAGATGTAAAAATTGGGATCTTTGCTTCAGGCGATATGGCACAAAGAGCCAAAAAGGAAAACTTGTCAATATTTGATCAAGAAGATATAGACAAACTTGCAAAGGACAAAAAGCTTGCAAAAAAAGTTGCAAATAGTCACGATTTTTTCATAGCGCAAACAGATTTTATGACCCTAATTGGTAAATCATTAGGCCCAATTTTTGCGCCAAGAGGAAAAACACCTGCACCTTTACCTCCAACTGCTCCGCTCGAACCTATATTGAATAAAATGAAAAAGACAGTGAAGATAAAAAGCTACAACCAATCTGTGATTCACATGTTTGTTGGGTCCGAAAAAATGGAAGATGAAATGTTGGCAGAAAACATTTCAGAAATAATTAAGTTTTTTGAAAAGAAACTTGAGAAGGGATACGACAACATAAAGTCAATCTACATAAAGACTTCTATGGGACCCGCAGTAAAACTGGAGGATTTTAAATGA
- a CDS encoding 50S ribosomal protein L10 produces MKGRVAVKGDIAGWKTEEVNSLRDMINSSPVVGIVDLENIPAKQLQNIREELRGKVTFRMSKNKLMKISLEKTEKEQLKDHINAGAAFIFSSENPFKIHRLLQKSKAPAPAKPGDIAKADIIIPQGSTGLPPGPLVSELQTLGVPAKIDKGSISIERETVFVKHGEVISKKVSEILSQLKIEPMEVGANLTAAYENGLLFKKDVLSIDDVETRSNIIKAFSNALALSFDRRIFTKQSIKLLIQQATIKSKSLAIGANIVSPETIGPIMSKSVAQVLSLSRLLDSAALDDELKNKLNVSHSAVPAETKVAQNKVEENKDDKDKDGEAGLEGLGALFG; encoded by the coding sequence ATGAAGGGAAGAGTTGCAGTTAAAGGGGACATAGCTGGATGGAAAACAGAAGAGGTAAATTCACTAAGAGATATGATTAATTCTTCTCCTGTTGTAGGGATAGTTGATCTTGAGAATATACCTGCGAAACAGTTACAAAATATAAGGGAAGAACTGAGGGGCAAAGTTACTTTTAGAATGTCAAAAAATAAATTAATGAAGATTTCTCTTGAAAAAACTGAAAAGGAACAACTAAAGGATCATATTAATGCCGGAGCAGCTTTCATCTTTTCTAGCGAGAATCCTTTCAAAATTCATCGACTTTTACAAAAATCAAAAGCACCTGCACCGGCAAAACCAGGTGACATTGCAAAAGCTGATATCATAATCCCTCAAGGAAGTACTGGATTGCCACCAGGTCCACTTGTAAGTGAACTTCAAACTCTAGGAGTTCCAGCTAAAATTGACAAAGGTTCAATATCTATTGAGAGAGAGACAGTATTTGTAAAACATGGAGAGGTAATATCCAAAAAAGTCAGTGAAATTCTTTCTCAACTTAAAATTGAACCAATGGAAGTTGGCGCAAATTTGACAGCTGCTTATGAAAATGGATTATTATTCAAGAAAGATGTTCTTAGTATTGACGACGTCGAAACTAGAAGCAATATAATAAAGGCATTTTCAAATGCTTTGGCGCTATCATTCGATAGAAGAATATTTACAAAACAGAGTATAAAGCTATTAATACAACAAGCTACTATCAAATCAAAATCCTTGGCAATTGGTGCAAACATAGTTTCTCCTGAGACCATTGGACCAATAATGTCAAAGAGCGTTGCCCAAGTTCTCAGCTTATCTAGGTTGTTAGACAGTGCTGCGTTGGACGATGAACTTAAAAATAAGCTCAATGTATCTCACTCAGCAGTTCCTGCCGAAACAAAAGTAGCTCAAAATAAAGTTGAAGAAAATAAAGATGATAAAGATAAAGATGGGGAAGCCGGATTAGAAGGTCTAGGAGCCCTATTTGGTTAA
- the rpl12p gene encoding 50S ribosomal protein P1 translates to MEYVYAAMILHEAKKEINEANLNSVLKAAGVAVDEARIKALVSSLEDVDIEEAISSASMPVAQAPVAAPAAGASDHKASGESKKEEKKEEAEESALEGLGALFG, encoded by the coding sequence ATGGAATATGTATATGCTGCGATGATCCTTCATGAGGCTAAGAAGGAAATAAATGAAGCGAATTTAAACAGTGTTTTAAAAGCTGCTGGAGTAGCAGTTGATGAGGCCAGAATTAAAGCTCTTGTATCTTCATTGGAAGATGTAGATATTGAGGAAGCTATAAGCTCTGCTTCAATGCCAGTTGCTCAAGCACCTGTAGCTGCACCAGCAGCAGGAGCTTCAGACCACAAGGCTTCTGGAGAATCAAAGAAGGAAGAAAAGAAAGAAGAAGCAGAAGAATCAGCACTTGAAGGTTTGGGTGCTCTCTTCGGTTAA
- a CDS encoding RlmE family RNA methyltransferase, whose product MYQQKDGYHRMAKREGYKSRASFKLIQLNKKFNIIKKGYSVLDLGAAPGGWMQISSTLVGETGLVVGIDLRTVKDKFSNSYFIRGDIFEDSTITRIKELNNEFNTIISDLAPNTSGIRSMDHQKSIDLCYRALGLCSDFLQYKGNLLIKIFQGEFTKALVDDMKKDFYYVKISKPESSRSSSRETYIICKGFKKRKIKIEDTELTEESTQTFKC is encoded by the coding sequence ATGTATCAGCAAAAAGATGGCTATCACCGAATGGCAAAAAGAGAGGGTTATAAGTCTAGAGCATCATTTAAACTAATTCAACTAAACAAAAAATTCAATATAATAAAAAAGGGATATAGCGTTTTAGATTTGGGTGCTGCCCCAGGTGGGTGGATGCAAATATCATCAACATTGGTAGGAGAAACGGGGTTAGTTGTAGGAATTGATTTAAGAACAGTCAAAGACAAATTTTCCAACTCATATTTCATTCGGGGAGACATATTTGAAGATTCAACTATAACTAGAATAAAGGAACTTAACAATGAATTTAATACAATCATATCCGATCTTGCTCCAAATACTTCAGGAATTAGATCTATGGATCATCAAAAATCTATCGACCTTTGTTACAGAGCTCTAGGATTATGTTCAGATTTTTTACAGTATAAAGGAAATCTATTAATAAAAATATTTCAAGGAGAATTTACAAAAGCCTTGGTCGATGATATGAAAAAAGATTTTTATTATGTTAAAATTTCAAAACCAGAATCTTCAAGATCGTCAAGTCGTGAAACTTACATAATATGTAAAGGATTTAAAAAGAGAAAAATAAAAATAGAAGATACAGAATTAACCGAAGAGAGCACCCAAACCTTCAAGTGCTGA
- a CDS encoding tetratricopeptide repeat protein: MSNLLDSASYWNSKGIILDRMGKHKDALECFEKARAIDPQDVDVITNIGISFDKLGKPEEALKFYEVALQKNEDTKTIYNKGISLSKMGRYSEAVNCFKKVLNEEKNNKNAIINLAIALQKMDRLEEAISILKEWGEFDYIYTRAHLMLENGKKQIEDSINLLQMCLNENSESIPSLENIAYALKMIGMNGDSIRYSENVRHLYSERRKVEEKIKTLKELLVNCISNYEKIGETLVTKKDLGKNYNFYKDIFEGLYRDIILIDEDYSSFLENYGKRSISSSNVYIQELLLRTNNLNQSLNALKIKIEEGIGRPSLRYIFYILDSFERKKESEIQVYLINNGDMDAFDISVLIEKNKDLNIPKIEDKIDSLKSMEYRSYTIHLKPKHEGVFEINTFCNYRGNEIYETEMIYPLEIPYLSDEDSLNLISYLKVLRLDMDTTAEEIRRRWKELSKHYHPDTTQDEKEKIIKESILKEINEAYEGLKNYY, encoded by the coding sequence GTGTCAAATCTACTTGATTCTGCATCTTATTGGAATTCAAAAGGAATAATTCTTGATAGAATGGGAAAGCATAAAGATGCATTAGAATGTTTTGAAAAGGCAAGGGCCATTGATCCACAAGATGTAGACGTAATAACGAATATCGGAATATCATTTGATAAACTAGGAAAACCGGAAGAAGCGCTGAAGTTTTATGAAGTAGCTCTCCAAAAAAATGAAGACACTAAGACTATTTATAATAAAGGGATATCACTATCAAAGATGGGGAGATACTCTGAAGCTGTTAATTGTTTTAAAAAAGTTCTAAACGAAGAAAAAAATAACAAAAATGCAATTATTAATCTCGCCATTGCACTCCAAAAAATGGATAGACTAGAAGAAGCCATCTCAATTCTAAAAGAATGGGGTGAGTTTGACTACATATATACAAGGGCTCATCTAATGCTTGAAAATGGAAAAAAACAGATCGAAGATTCAATAAATCTATTGCAAATGTGTTTGAATGAAAACTCTGAAAGTATACCCTCTCTGGAGAATATTGCGTATGCTTTAAAGATGATAGGAATGAATGGAGATTCAATAAGATACTCAGAAAATGTTAGGCATCTTTACTCAGAAAGAAGGAAAGTAGAAGAAAAAATCAAAACTTTAAAAGAACTATTAGTCAATTGTATTTCTAATTATGAAAAAATAGGTGAGACTTTAGTAACAAAAAAAGATTTAGGTAAAAATTATAACTTTTATAAAGATATCTTTGAGGGACTATATCGAGATATTATATTGATTGACGAGGATTATTCCTCATTTTTGGAAAATTACGGAAAAAGATCAATATCCTCATCTAATGTGTATATACAAGAGCTTCTACTTAGGACTAACAACTTAAATCAGAGTCTAAATGCATTAAAAATCAAAATAGAAGAAGGTATAGGGAGGCCAAGTCTTAGGTATATTTTTTATATACTCGATTCATTTGAGAGGAAGAAAGAATCTGAAATTCAGGTATATTTAATTAATAATGGAGACATGGATGCTTTTGACATATCTGTGTTAATAGAAAAAAACAAGGATTTGAATATACCAAAGATTGAAGATAAAATAGACTCCCTTAAGTCTATGGAATATAGATCATACACTATTCATCTTAAACCTAAACACGAAGGAGTATTTGAGATCAATACTTTTTGTAATTATAGAGGAAATGAAATTTATGAAACTGAGATGATTTATCCATTAGAAATACCTTATTTATCTGATGAGGACTCACTAAATCTGATTTCTTATCTAAAAGTCTTAAGATTGGATATGGATACAACAGCAGAGGAAATAAGGAGAAGATGGAAGGAACTGTCTAAACATTACCATCCCGATACAACTCAAGATGAAAAAGAAAAAATCATAAAAGAAAGTATTCTAAAAGAAATTAACGAAGCTTATGAAGGATTGAAGAACTATTATTAG
- a CDS encoding S-layer protein, which yields MKSKICSILVLILILQLIFINPATSANVPRSFFVDTTNGQPQSIIVVGKNAASMDSISGSLIITKIQAEAYYENFVYVTITGSRIVEASNEQLITLDPSTMSLTWRDDKGNTGIFSYSQSIEIINLRFNTTDPNNLKIYIAQNQNPLNILTPDLNRNVTISPDYSLELLDSNGNNPGLYNSGGNLRFNVIFTKQQPGAFQQVKVNIWEPEKLITNDEGLMENDAKNNNLILVGGPVANRLVANLVREGKSKVDWYNSQGETEYISNGLYGRDVIIVAGADREKTRDAVIRLINS from the coding sequence ATGAAATCAAAAATATGTTCAATATTAGTATTGATATTGATACTTCAACTCATTTTCATAAACCCTGCAACATCTGCAAATGTTCCAAGATCTTTTTTTGTGGATACCACTAACGGTCAACCACAATCAATAATAGTAGTTGGGAAAAATGCAGCGTCTATGGATTCAATATCGGGAAGCTTAATTATTACAAAAATTCAAGCTGAAGCTTATTATGAAAATTTTGTTTATGTCACCATAACCGGATCGAGAATAGTAGAGGCTTCGAATGAACAATTAATCACGTTAGATCCTTCAACAATGAGTTTGACTTGGAGAGATGATAAAGGAAACACTGGTATTTTCAGTTATAGCCAATCTATTGAAATAATTAATCTTAGATTCAATACAACAGATCCAAATAATCTAAAAATTTATATTGCTCAAAATCAAAATCCTTTAAATATATTAACTCCAGATCTTAATAGAAACGTTACTATTTCTCCCGATTATTCTCTTGAATTATTGGATAGTAATGGAAATAATCCTGGACTTTATAACTCTGGAGGAAACCTAAGATTCAATGTAATATTCACAAAACAACAACCTGGAGCATTTCAACAAGTTAAAGTCAATATATGGGAGCCTGAAAAATTGATAACTAACGATGAAGGATTAATGGAGAACGATGCTAAAAATAATAATCTTATACTTGTAGGGGGGCCAGTTGCAAATAGGCTTGTAGCGAATCTAGTTAGAGAAGGAAAATCCAAAGTTGATTGGTATAATTCGCAGGGAGAGACTGAATACATATCAAATGGTTTATACGGCCGTGACGTGATTATTGTCGCAGGGGCAGATAGGGAAAAGACAAGAGACGCAGTAATTCGATTGATTAATTCTTAA